CCTCTTTCTTATACCCTTATTTCGAATTAGGGCGGTTCCAAAACGCATGATTGGCTTGATCCCGAGCTTCCAACGCTTCGAGGCGTTGTTGTAATCCTGGCGTCAGCGCTGCAACTTGGCGAATAATATAATTAATCAGGACAAATGGCGCGGCATAAGAATCAAACAACGAGGCACTAGCCACGGGCACCACAACCACCGGATCCGCCAAATGGACTGCGGGCGATACCCAGCGATCTGTAAAGGCCGCCACTTGGATATTTTGTCGCCGCAAACGTTCCAACCATGTCACTAACGATAAAGGATACCGTGGAAAAACCCAGGCAACCACCAGTGAATCCGGATCCGGATCGAGACCAAAAGTCTCCCAGACAGGCGTATTTGGTGTCGCCATTTCCACCCCGTCTTTGACCTTGCTTAAGAAATAGGCAGCATAGGGAATAATTGTGGAGGATGCCCGGGCACCAGCCAGAATGACTCGCTTTGCCGAGGCAATGGCTTTCGCCATGGCTTCGACATGACTGTCCGCCATGAGATCGGGAAGACCTTCCAAATTTTGAATTTCCTGTTCCACTAATAAATCTTTCTGGCCAGCCCATTCAGAATGGACATAGACGGCCCGTTCCGGCGTGTGCCACTCTTCTCGCACCAGCCCTTGTAGCGTGCGCACAAAGTCGGTAAATCCGGAGAATCCCATGGCGACACTAAAGCGAGTGATGGACGCTTGGCTGACGCCAATGGCATGCGCTAATTCACTCGCTGTCATAAATGATGCTTCCCGATAATGTTCTGAGACGTACTCCGCAATCTGCTGATTAATTGATGATGTTTGTGCTGCCGCTGCGACTTGTGCATGGAATGTTTCCAAGGTGATAGGCTTTGTCCGCACCATGTTGTCTCCTAATGTGTTTGTCAATGCCGTAATTCATCCGCATCTATTATAGAGAGCAACATCCTTAGCAGCAATCACCACATGATAATTTCCCGGAAATTTTGCTGCCAATTTTCACAACGCTCGCAAGCGCATACTAAAGGGGATACTTAGCAGCAGTAATAATGCGGTCGTGTTCAAAGCGATCTCCGTACTTGTATGTTTAGCTAAAATACCTATCGCCCCTACAGCCAGTGCCCCTAAAGTGTTGCCCACACCTAAGGTGAGGCCTGATGCCATGCCTTTATTGTCGGGAAACAGCGATTGTCCGGCTACCATCACGACGGATCCGGTCGAATATAAAGCAAACCCGAGAAGACCTATCGTAATCCAAATCCATATGCCTTGAGCATGCAAAAACCACAAAAGAAAAATCGTCGAAGCTAGGGCTGATCCAATGAGAACAGGTTTGGCTCCAATGCGGTCCGAAATGGCACCTCCTGTCATATTCCCTAAGCTCCCCACTAAAAACAGAACAGATAATAGGGCTGCCGCTTCACTCAATGAACGATGCAACGAGTGCCATAAGATGGGGACCAAGGTCACAGTCGCCATGCTCGCCAAATTTCTCAGCATGACCACAACGAGCAAATTTCCTGAGTGCTTTAACCCTTGGCGAAACGCCGGTGTCCAAATTTTCACAGCCCTAGTTTGAGGACGCGGGGCAGGACGCATCACCCACCACATGATACCGGCCATCGCCATCCCCGGTATCGCCAGAACCCATAGCCCTTGCCGTCCCCAGTACAGAAAAGCCGTGGTCGCAGCAATCGGCGCAAGAGCGCGTCCGAAGTTTCCCCCAATCATGAAGAAACTCATACCGAGCCCCTTGCGCGATCCAGCTAAGTCCCCGACCAGCGCTGACGCATGCGGATGAAATGCGGCATTACCCAATCCGGCCACCAGCAATGCCACCACAAAAATCGCATAAGTGGGCGCATAGGCTAATGCTGCCGCTGATACGATACTTCCCACCATAAGACCCCCGACCACGAAATACCGGGTACCAACCCGATCCGCCCATAAACCCATCAAAGGTTGTAACAACTGCGTGGTCAACGCGGCAATTGAACTTAACAGTCCGGCTAATGCTACAGAAAAGTGCATGGCGACCATCAAAACCGGTAGCAAAGCCGGATATAAATTTGGGTAAGAATCGTTTAAAAAATGAGCAAAAGTAAAAAATCCAGTTTTCCAGGCACCGCGTTTTCGACTCGGTACGGCCACTGTCTCTGTGGTCACCATGATTCCGCCCTCTTTCCTTATTTACTGTTATTATCAGTATACTGAACTTTTTATTTCTATCAAGTTCTGATGCGTGTATCTTAAAATTGTCGTCGATAATTTTTGCTTTAGCGGACACCCATAATTCAGAAGGTTATCGCACAATCATCATCGTGGTATCATTAACGGTCCATCATCATGGCGTATTGACCATCAATCCTATGGATGATGAGATGGATGGGAATGAAAGGGCAAGAACTCTTTATGATTATCAAAGAAGTATGTACCCCAAACGAATGGAATATGTTCCGAACACTTCTCGAGGCGTATGCAAGAAGTCTGGATTTTTCCTTGGAATTTCAAAACTTTTCGGCCGAAATCGCCAATCTTTCCCGTGTTTACTGCCGTCCGAACGGCGTCGCTATTGTGGCGCTTGAAAACACGGAAGCCGTGGGATGTGTGGCTTATCGCCAGTTGGCGCCAAAGATTTGTGAAATAAAACGGCTCTTTATACGGCCCGCTTACCGTCAACGCGGCGTTGCCCGGCAGTTAATTTTAACACTCATGACCATCGCAAAGAATGACGGCTATCACGTGATGCGACTTGACACCGTACCGTCTATGACAGCGGCCATTCATCTTTATCTTGCATTGGGGTTTAAAGATATTCCACCTTATTATTCTAATCCTGTCGCTGGAGCAAGGTTTATGGAAATTACGCTAAGATAACCGCGGCTAATTCATAGATAGACAAAATTTTGGCGATTTTTCATTGATATTCAGGAAATCTTCAGATTGAAATCCGCAAAACCTTATATAATCTAAAATGAATTTTTGATGAGATTTTTATTAAATATTCCGAGCCGTATCACAAAAACACAAAAAGGATCGTGTACATGAAGCCTCTACGCTTATTGGCTCTAGGTATTGTAGGTACAAGCGTATTAGCTGGTTGTGGACTTTTTGCCGGAAAACCCGGATGGCCCACGGTGGCGGATACCCAAATTGGAGCATTAGACTGGACAAGTTATGGATTGGGCGGCACCCATAATGCTGTTATTGCACCCCAAAGCCATTTCACCGCCAATTGGATTCGACAGTTCTCTCAACCCTTAATGCAGCCGGCCGTCGTGCGGGGCACCGTTTATGTGGGCGGTATCGGCCAAAATCCCGCTGTGTACGCTCTAGACGCGAAAACTGGGGCAACAATCTGGAAAACACCAGTTGATAATCAAATTATGACTACCCCTATCGTCGTTCATGGCGAAGTCTTTGTGGGCTCAGGGAATCATAATTATCCGATGAGCCATGTGCCCCAATATGGCACGGATATTATCCGTGGCAATGGTGCCAACGCTATCTATGCTCTCAGCGCGAAAACCGGACAAATCATTTGGGAACGCAAAACTGCTGGCGAAAACATGCCAACCTTTGTCTATAAAAACAATACGTTATATATCGCCAACGGCAGCGATGAAGTGTTAGCCTTAAATGCCACCACCGGACAAACCCTATGGAGATTGCCCATCGGGTCTTACGTCAGCATGTCATCTCCCGAACTGTCGGGCAATCTCTTGTACTTTGGAGGAGCGCATCCTTTTGCTATGTATGCCGTGAACATTGAAACTCACAAAATTCAGTGGATGCATCCTTTTTCTCACCCATTAGGGGGATCCGATGATGTCTCACCCGCCGTGTACAGGAATAACGTTTATGCGGATGTAGTCGTGGCCCGAAATGGCCAACCTCACGAAATCTTTTACGCCTTCAACGCGCAAAACGGTCATATCGAATGGGAATTTGATGAAGGAACTGGACCTATTCCTCAGGGACCTCATGGTGGTCCCCGAGATGAAACGGTAGCTCCCCTCGTCTATAACAACACCGTCTATGTCGGCAGCCCGCTCAATAATGTCCTCTACGCATTAAATGCGCAAACAGGGCAGTTATTATGGAAAGATCACTTGACAGGAACTCTGATGCAGTCTCCTATCGCCTACAATGGAGTGCTCTATGTAGGCGATACTACAGGTAAGTTTTGGGCAATTAATGCCTCGACAGGAAAATTATTAGGGCATCGCCAGTTTAAAGGGCCTTTTATGCCTTCATCACCGGTCTTAGTGGGTCAAACGATTTTTACAGGCACCCGTTTAGGTCAGTTCATGGCCATTCCGTTATCATCAATCCAATAATGATCCCACCATGATGCATTTTATGTAGAACTCAGCTTTGGGAACAGGGACAAGTTTTGCTAGACGTGATCCCTGTTCCTGTGCCTTATGGCATAATTGAAATCGATTGGACACGTAATAGAGTCCGCCCCGATCAATGGCTCAGGGGGAATCGATCGTGAACGAAAAAACGCGAGTGATGGCACGCCTTCGTCATCTTGTATCCGATTTGGAACACCCATGGCATTATGTCGACGAGCTTATTGTTAAGGCAATGAACCAGGGCGTTTTCGATAACTTGCCAGGCAAAGGCAAACCCCAATTCATCGAGTCTCATCATCATCCTGAATATTGGGCGAATAAGCTCCTTAAAGATCACGGGTATGTTCCAGAATGGATGGTATTGGGAAATGATATAGACCGTTTTGATGAGGAGTTGCAAACAATCCGCCAACAGGTTTTGCATGGTAAGCCGGTGACTCCTGCATTACGCGAACATGTGACCAATTTATGTAATGCGCGGCAGGTCTTGCTCCGTCTCTATAACCAGAAAGTTCCGGTGCCATCACTGCAACGAGGCCCCAGAACTCCTGATCAGTTTTTGTCTGGAGAATGAGAATTGAACCGGTTTCCTAAGACGTGTGGTCTCGTTCTCAGCTCAAACCTATTCCACAGTTAAAATGTTACTTTGGTCGATACGTTTTGTGAATAAGGTGAGAATCAAAGAGACGGTACTGGACAATCCTAGTGTGACAACGCCTGCCACAACAAATCCCTGTGGTAGCAGCAAGGCAAATAAGGGACCGCCTAGTAACGCTCCGATATTAAAGACCAGAAAAATCCAACCCGTTACGGTGCCTGCAATCGCATCGTCCACCGAATCCTGGGCCATGGTCGCAACCAAATCGACATAAATCCCCCAACCAGCTCCAAAGGAAAACGTCAAAGCCGTTAAGAGCCCAATCTGTTTGGCGACCAGAAACATGCCTAGACTCCCTATCATGATGAGAAATGCCGCGACACTGACCAAATACTTACGGCCAAAGCGGTCGGCTAAATAACCGAGGGGAAAAGCACAGATTAATCCGCCTAATCCACCCATTGACGCAACTTCTGCGGCCTGACTAGGAGCCAAATTTAAACCTTTCAAGAGATAATCCGAGTAGTATCCCAAGTAGCCAAATAACGCAATCCCAAAGAGAAAAATGGATAAGGACAAAATGACGACATTGCGGTGAAAAATACCGGCAAAGCCGATACGCCGCTTTTCAATCTTTTTATAGGTTTTGGGGATGACGCCATAAAAGATAAGCAGGGCAATAGCACTAGCAATCCCTGAGATAATAAAGGGAATCTGGTAGTGGGGCAAAAAGGGTGTGATCAAATACGGACCCACAAATAATCCTCCACCAAAAAATACCGCGAATGCGGAAACAGCTCGGCCCCGGGTTTCGAAAAAAATATCGCCAAGCAAAGCGATAATAGCGGGTTGGAAAATACCAATACCGACCCCTACCAATAAGCGAGCGAGCAATAATTCAACAGAGTTCGTCACAAATCCGGTAACCACGGTAAATACCGCAAAAATGATTACCGAACCCATTACGGTATACTTTACTGAGAATCGGTCAAATAAATAGCCTCCGACCATACTAAAGATGGCAATGCCCAAAGCAAATCCGGTACCCACTTCGCCCAACAAGGCACTCGATCCATGAACATTTTGCACAATGTATGGTGAACCAAAGGAATATAAGTTGGTGTCAAATCCTTCCAAAAACGCTGGAATAGCGGAAACCAGCACAATAATAAAGAAATATAGTGGGCTTTGTCGTGCGACCGATCGCACAGTCCTTTCAGCCCGATTTTCTGCGGCTCTGTTGGTATTCGTTGACAATTTCAAAACCTCCTCGGTAGCGTTCAAGAATTTTCTGTCTGTCGTGCGCCACTTGGCGATAGGGGTTCTCGAATAAATGCCAAAATCGTTTGCACCATAATCCATACGCCTAAAGGCATCACCGATTCCGCAAAATTAAATTGGCTATGATGATGGGGATACGGATAACGGGGATCATGCGCCCCTAAATTCCAGAACACACCTGGCCGTTGTTGCAGGTAATAAGCAAAATCTTCTCCACCCATACGCTGTTCCACGTCAATCCAAACATCACGCCCTGCAAACTTTTCAACCACATCTTTAAAAATCTTCCACTCTTCTTGACTATTCACGACCGAAGGATAACCTTTCCGATACTGCAGTTCCGCATGAGCCCCAAATGTCTCGGCCGTGCCCTCCATAACTTGCCTCATCTGCTCGATTATTCGGTTTTGAACATCTTGGTTAAATGTACGGACCGTCCCTTTAAGTTCTGCTCGGCTGGGGATGGCATTGTATGCCGATCCGCTCTGAGCCGCGCTGATGGTTAGAACGGCCGCATCTGTCGGATTGATTTGACGCGAGATAATGGTTTGCATAGCCATGATCATTTGCGCCATAACAGGAATCGGATCAATGGTATGGTGCGGTGCCGATCCATGTCCTCCTTTCCCCTCGATCAGGATGTCGAAGCGATCAGAGTTAGCTGACTGCACCCCGGGCCGAGCCCCAATTTTTCCAGCAGGCAGCTCCGACTGTAAGTGCAATCCCGTAACCCGGATCACGCCATCTAACACGCCATCACGTATCATCTTCAATGCCCCACCGGGATGCCGTTCTTCCGCTGGTTGAAAAATCAAGCGGGCTCGCCCGGGAATTTTGTCAAGAAATTGCGGCAACACCTGCGCCACTCCCAGTAACATGGCCGTATGTCCATCATGACCACAAGCATGCATGACTCCCTCGCGCCGTGAACGATAATCGATAGGGGATTCTTCCTCAATGGGTAACGCATCAATATCGGCACGCGCCAATACGATCGGACCATCCGTACCAATATCCACAACGACGCCGGTATCTCCTGCGACGATGGGATGATGCCCCATCGCTCTCAACGTAGACAGGATAAATTTTTGGGTGTCATATTCCTCGTAGCCTAATTCGGGATGAGTATGGAGATGGCGGCGCCATTGAACCATATTTGGGGCCAAAGCCTGAATATTGTCAGGGATCATACGGCTCCCTCCTTGCTGTTCAAAAGTTCTCCTTTTTTGATTACCTGGTGACGGTCAGTTGGGGTCCATAACGTGGCCGGACGCTCAATGGGGTTATCGGGCCACAAAACCAAATCCGCCCAGAAACCCGGCGCAATAACCCCAGTAGGAATGTCCAATAACTCAGCACCGTGGATGGTGGCGGCTTCTAAGGCATCCCAAATGTTTAACCCTACCTCTAAGAGATAGCGGATTTCTTGGGCATTGTCTCCATGATAGTTAAAGGGAGTGCCGGCGTCCGTCCCCATGGCAAAGCGTACCCCGGCACGAAAGGCCCGCTGCAAACTATTTTGGTGGGCCTCTCTGGCAATTTTGGCCTTTTCTACCGACGCCGGGGCAATCCCAGATTCCACGCCATGGTCAATAATTTGTTGCACAGCTGTTAAGGTCGCAACTAACGTGACCTCACGTTTAATCATTTCTTCAATCGCCCAATCTGATAGATAAAATCCATGTTCAATCGAATCAACTCCAGCTTTCAGGGCATTTTCAATGCCTTCTTGAGCCTGGGCATGGGCCATAGTTTTTTTGCCCCGATTTTTCGCCTCCGCAACAGCAGCGGCCATCTCTTCCAACAATAAGCCACGTTCGGTACTTTTATCTCCTGTTGACATGACCCCCCCAGATGCCATGAACTTCAAGACATCGACGCCCTCACGCAACTGCCGCCGTGCTTCTTTCCGGGCATCATCTGGAGAATCGACAACAGCGCCACCCTCCCAATGGATGTGCGCGGGAAATCCATTAGCGGGGTCGGCATGCCCTCCCGTAATAGAAAACGGTGTCCCGGCCACCCGCATATGAGGTCCCTCATGCCAGCCGTGCTCAATAGCGCGGCGGACGCCAACGCCAATGCCAAAAGGCGAACCGGCGTCACGCACACTAGTGATACCTCTGAAGAGTGTGCGCCTCGCGTGCACCAAGGCGCGTGCTGTCATTTCAGGAACGGTTAAGGTTAAGTCGTCCCATTTATTTGGATGGCCGGCAGCAGAAAAATGAACATGACAATCGATAAACCCTGGTAACACATAACGGTTTTGTCCATTTATCCGCGTCGCATGCGGAAAACGAACGCCGATAATCTTTTCGGGGCCGCTCTCACGAATAATGCCATCGTGATCCCATACAAGAGCCCATGGTTCATCGCGCACTTGACGATGAGACACGTCAACTAAATGAATGTTGTATAATAAATATTCCACTAAACATCGCTCCTATTTTCCTGCCGATATATCCTGTATCTTTGAGGAATAGCCTAAGCGTACGAAGAGAATGCCTTTGCTTCCTATATGCACCGTTACAAAAATCCCCGTCTGTTTATGTAAATCCCTACAAAACCTCACGGAATGATGAACGAAATCATGAAACCGATCGCGATCGAACCAGTTGTTGCCGCCCCTTCTGGGCTGGATCGTCTAGCATGAGATCCGGAAAATGGGAAAGACTAGCCAAAAACACGGGAGATGAGCGATGCGCAAAATATCGACAATCCTGGCAATCATCGTGCTGGTCAGTGGATGCGGAACCGCTGTCCCCTCGCCACATGCTAAGCTTTACACCTATCAACCGCAGTGGATAGGTCGAGGCCAGAAAATTTTTGAACAAACCTGTGCACCTTGCCATGGTCAAAATGGGCAAGGCATTACGGGTCCGGCTTTATGGGGACCTAATTCGGCTGCAGCGGGATTTACCCACTTCTCCGACCTCGCTTCATTTATCCAAACGAATATGCCCCAGGATAATCCCGGTTCCCTGTCCCCGAAAAGCGCGCAAAGTGTGGCATCTTTCATTTGGCATCAAAATCACCGTACGTGATTCTTGCGAAGAGCAAGAAGCGGCGTTCATTTTATGAAACATCTATCACATCGCCATGTGCTACACTGGACCGTAAAGGATTCTCTAGAAAGGGTTTATGATGAATACGAAAAAACTCATGCCATATGGTTTTTGGCCTAGCGTGTTAACGCCCGAACGGATGGTCGAATTGACCAAAGTTTTTGACGTACAATGGGACCGGCGAGGCCAGGACGTGGTAGTATTTGAGAAACGGGAAGGACAGTCCCGTCTGCTTCGAATCAATCCGACTTTTGGATTCCCGCGCGATCTCATTAGCACCAATCCTGTGGTAGTACGCGTGAATTATGGTGGTGGTGAGTATACGGTCGGAAGCGATGCCGTATTTTTTGTTTCGAGAGGCCGTATTTACCGCAAACCATTGGATGACGGATTAGCTGAAGCGCTAACCAAAGGGAATTTCCAACCAGCGTCCCCGACCTTATCGCCCAATGAACAATGGCTTTGTTTTGTTTATAACAATAAAGAAGAAGATGGGTTAGCCGTCGTACCCGCCCTCCCCGGGCCCCATAAACCCGTCGTACTATTAACCGGGTATGATTTCTTTATGCAGCCCACATGGCATCCCACTGGACAGCAGATAGCAGTCATTGCCTGGAATCATCCCTTTATGCCTTGGGATAGCCCCTACTTGCTCTTATTAGATGTATCCACAGACCTACAATATCCTCAAATCACCCAGGTAACCGTCCTACAAGGTCCGGATCAGGGGATTTTGTTTCAGCCAGAATTCTCCCCGGATGGCCGGTATTTAGCATATGTTGGAGAAGTGGATGATCTCACACAACTCTTCCTATGTGATTTACAAACCCATCAAACGCGCCAATTGACCCATCAAAATGGCGAATTGGCGATGCCCGCATGGCGCCAAGGAGTCCGAACCATCGGGTGGCACCGAGACAGTCAGCATATCTATTACATTGTCAACGTCGAAGGAAAAATGAATGTCTGGCGAACCGATGTTGAGGGGAAAAATCATATCTGTCTGACCACAGATTTACCATTTGATGTTTACCGTCAAATTGCGGTCTCGCCTAAAGATAACCGAATTGCCATGCGCGCTGTCAGCACAACCCAGCCGGAGCGCATTATTGTTCTTGATGACGACATCGACACTCCCTGGCATGTGATACGCTACACCACATCCAATGAAATACCGGGGTGTTACTATTCCCGTGCGCAAAGATTAAGATGGGGGCAACACCCGCATATGCGCTATGGTCTTTATTATCCACCAACGCATCCGCAGTATGAAGATCACGGCCCACCGCCCATGGTTGTGCTATTGCATGGAGGCCCCACGGGCCAAGCCTTCATGATGTTTTGTGCCCAAGCTCAGTTTTTAGCTACTCGCGGTTTCGCCGTATTATTGGTCAATCACCGGGGCAGCACAGGTTACGGTAAAGCATACCGGGAAAGTTTGCGTCATCAATGGGGAATTTATGATGTTGAAGACAGTATTTCAGGGGTTGAGTACTGTATAGAAGAAGGACTGGCGCGCCGTGATGCCATATATATCATGGGTTCGAGTGCAGGCGGCCTTACAGTTTATAATGCCTTAATTCATTTCCCTGGAGTTTTTCGGGCGGGAATCACTCTTTATGGAGTTGCTAATCTCTGGACGTTTTCCAATGAAACACACAAGTTTGAACGGCATTATCAAGACTTTTTAATTGGCCCCTTGCCGGAAGCCACCGAGACCTACAATGATCGGTCCCCCGTGCTTCATGCCGATAAAATTCAGGATCCGGTGGCGATTTTCCAGGGTAGCCAAGATCCTGTGGTGCCACTGTCTCAAACCATGGAAATGATTGCGGCTTTAAAGTCCCATCATGTTCCGGTATTTTACCGTGTATTCGAAGGCGAGGGTCATGGATGGCATAGTCCCAAAACCGTCGCACAATTTTATCACGACCTCGAAGATTTTTTGCAGGATTCGCTTAAATCCCTGAACGATTAAGGCTGAATGGCGGGATAATCATCCCGCCCTCCTTGTTCTCATGTTGTCATCTTCACTAATCTCAGCCGACGATTATGGGCCTTGGCGTCTACTCGGATAACGCCGTAAAACATCATCAATTCGTATGGCAACCTCTTCAGGCGCTTCTAACCCGGGACAGTAACCACTACGCTGAAATTTGGATAAATTCCGCATGAGTAATACGCTCTAAAGGTTCAACATTTGGCGTTAACATGTGATCATGTTCACCTCTGATGACTAAAGTCGGGTGAATGCGGGGAACAGCCGATCAATATTCGTCGTCAAATTGGTATAAAGGATTTGTTCTATTTTATTGAGGGCCTGACCTTGGATGTGCAAAACATCTGCACTGGGCAGTCTATGAAAGGCTTGAAGCCAAATCCGCTGCAAAACTTGCCCCTGTTTATGTTCAGGAGCTTTCTGAACCAATTCACGAACCCGTTGAAAATGATGCCGGGTTTTGGGATCCACCACCGGAAAATGTGTCCAAAACAATGAGGGAATCAATATAACGGCGAACTTTTGCAGCCACATACAACGATTCCGCGCCACCAAACGAATGGCAAATAAGGACGGGTTTGATATTCCAAGCACAAATTAACCGCACAATATCCCGTGCATGATCTTCAATCGCATACTCTTGAGGCGGTTTGTCGCTATCTCCGAATGCCCGCACGTTACAGATAAATGCGTGGTATTCATCCAAGGACAAATGCTACAGCAAGGAGTACCAACTTTCTTTAGACATTAACCAACCATGTAAAAAACCAAAGGTCTTGGCCCGTAACCGACGACGTCGAAAGACACCGAGATGTCACCGACGTGCACATACATTCGCGTTTCCCCTTTTCCGCGGTTATCTTCTGAGTATCCTTTTGTCCCTTCTTAAAGGCCTTCAGATTTATTAATATTTTCCTCTATCTTTATTTGATAGCCAATTGGAGAATCGATGCATTCTTCCACGGCTTGCGGATCGTCGTGATTTCAGGACCGTGAGGGAGGTTTCCCGGTTAAAGGTTGCGCCGATGAATCGAGACATCGCGTAGAAGATGGAATTTGTGCAACGTTTCGATCCCACGAAGCTTGTCCTCCCCCATACCATCATTTTGATAGGCCTTCTATTGTGTATCCACATGGTCGGATTCGACCATAGTTTTCAATATCTGGTCCTATAAGTAACCGCTGTTTGTATGAAGTCAAATCAAGAGCTGTTTTGGTCAAGTTATGGCTGATGAACTCGCTTATCGGGCATACGGCCGGTAAACCTGCCTCTTATCGCGGGCTAGTTTTCCGGACCACAAGACTTTGCCAGAGATCGAAATTGTCTCATCGTCTTAGGGGTTAATAGCCGACGATATCGATGGTGCATTCTAAGAGCTCCTTTGCTCGTTTCGACGTATTTTTTCCCCAGAGATCGCTGAGAATTAGCGGCACAGCTAATTCTGGATACCCCGTCGGTCCGGGCGGAATCCTGCGCATCGCGAGTGAAGGGAGCCGCACAACCGGGCGATCTAGAATTAGCCTCATCACATCCTCATCGTTTGTGAGTTACCACATGAGACGGATTAATCTTGACGAATTTCATGGTTACCGACGGCGTAATACAGCTCGTCGTTTTGTGATGAATCACAACGATCCCTCTGGTCAAAAAGATTCGCATACAATATTCTAAAAAACATCAAAAACATATTTATTATGTGAATGGAGACAAGGAAACAACATGAATGATGAATTCTATTTGGCCAATGAATGGAACGTGGTGTTTCGGCACAATATTTCTTCGCGAAATGCCGAATATACGACCACCGACGATTTAGCGCTTTCTCCCGTGATAAGTCAGTATCTCCGGGAAAACTTTTCTCAAGGGATATACTTGCATCAACACGATGCAATATGGGCTGCAGTGATTAAAAAACAGCATTTGTGTTTGGCCACGGGAACTGCTTCTGGTAAAACCCTCCCTTTCATGATAACCGCCATGAACATTTTATCATTGGATCCCAAGGCAAAGATTCTCGCGCTATATCCGACCAAGGCATTGGGTTACGAACAAGAACAACGATGGCGGGAATCACTACAGCGATCGGGGCTGCCAATTCAGGTAGGGCGTATCGATGGCGACATTCCGAGCGCACGGCGTCTAGAAATTCTCGTTACGAGCCATATTCTCGTTGCCACCCCGGATGTTATTCACACATGGATGCTTGCCACTCTTGACAACCGCAAGGTTAGAAACTTTATTCACTGCCTGAAATTTGTCATTGTTGATGAAGTCCATTCGTTTACGGGAGTTTTTGGGTCTAATTCTGCCTATCTCTTTAGGCGTCTCCACCATGCCGCGCATATACTCGGCAGCGATTTTCAATATATGGCCGCATCAGCTACCATTGCGAACCCCGAAGAACATCTGTACAAATTATTTGGTGTTCCTTTTGAAATCATTGATCAGGATTTTTCCCCCAA
The Sulfobacillus thermosulfidooxidans DNA segment above includes these coding regions:
- a CDS encoding M20 metallopeptidase family protein, with amino-acid sequence MIPDNIQALAPNMVQWRRHLHTHPELGYEEYDTQKFILSTLRAMGHHPIVAGDTGVVVDIGTDGPIVLARADIDALPIEEESPIDYRSRREGVMHACGHDGHTAMLLGVAQVLPQFLDKIPGRARLIFQPAEERHPGGALKMIRDGVLDGVIRVTGLHLQSELPAGKIGARPGVQSANSDRFDILIEGKGGHGSAPHHTIDPIPVMAQMIMAMQTIISRQINPTDAAVLTISAAQSGSAYNAIPSRAELKGTVRTFNQDVQNRIIEQMRQVMEGTAETFGAHAELQYRKGYPSVVNSQEEWKIFKDVVEKFAGRDVWIDVEQRMGGEDFAYYLQQRPGVFWNLGAHDPRYPYPHHHSQFNFAESVMPLGVWIMVQTILAFIREPLSPSGARQTENS
- a CDS encoding metal-dependent hydrolase family protein; its protein translation is MEYLLYNIHLVDVSHRQVRDEPWALVWDHDGIIRESGPEKIIGVRFPHATRINGQNRYVLPGFIDCHVHFSAAGHPNKWDDLTLTVPEMTARALVHARRTLFRGITSVRDAGSPFGIGVGVRRAIEHGWHEGPHMRVAGTPFSITGGHADPANGFPAHIHWEGGAVVDSPDDARKEARRQLREGVDVLKFMASGGVMSTGDKSTERGLLLEEMAAAVAEAKNRGKKTMAHAQAQEGIENALKAGVDSIEHGFYLSDWAIEEMIKREVTLVATLTAVQQIIDHGVESGIAPASVEKAKIAREAHQNSLQRAFRAGVRFAMGTDAGTPFNYHGDNAQEIRYLLEVGLNIWDALEAATIHGAELLDIPTGVIAPGFWADLVLWPDNPIERPATLWTPTDRHQVIKKGELLNSKEGAV
- a CDS encoding c-type cytochrome — encoded protein: MRKISTILAIIVLVSGCGTAVPSPHAKLYTYQPQWIGRGQKIFEQTCAPCHGQNGQGITGPALWGPNSAAAGFTHFSDLASFIQTNMPQDNPGSLSPKSAQSVASFIWHQNHRT
- a CDS encoding S9 family peptidase, which gives rise to MMNTKKLMPYGFWPSVLTPERMVELTKVFDVQWDRRGQDVVVFEKREGQSRLLRINPTFGFPRDLISTNPVVVRVNYGGGEYTVGSDAVFFVSRGRIYRKPLDDGLAEALTKGNFQPASPTLSPNEQWLCFVYNNKEEDGLAVVPALPGPHKPVVLLTGYDFFMQPTWHPTGQQIAVIAWNHPFMPWDSPYLLLLDVSTDLQYPQITQVTVLQGPDQGILFQPEFSPDGRYLAYVGEVDDLTQLFLCDLQTHQTRQLTHQNGELAMPAWRQGVRTIGWHRDSQHIYYIVNVEGKMNVWRTDVEGKNHICLTTDLPFDVYRQIAVSPKDNRIAMRAVSTTQPERIIVLDDDIDTPWHVIRYTTSNEIPGCYYSRAQRLRWGQHPHMRYGLYYPPTHPQYEDHGPPPMVVLLHGGPTGQAFMMFCAQAQFLATRGFAVLLVNHRGSTGYGKAYRESLRHQWGIYDVEDSISGVEYCIEEGLARRDAIYIMGSSAGGLTVYNALIHFPGVFRAGITLYGVANLWTFSNETHKFERHYQDFLIGPLPEATETYNDRSPVLHADKIQDPVAIFQGSQDPVVPLSQTMEMIAALKSHHVPVFYRVFEGEGHGWHSPKTVAQFYHDLEDFLQDSLKSLND
- a CDS encoding alpha/beta fold hydrolase, which encodes MRAFGDSDKPPQEYAIEDHARDIVRLICAWNIKPVLICHSFGGAESLYVAAKVRRYIDSLIVLDTFSGGGSQNPASFSTGS